The following proteins come from a genomic window of Rattus norvegicus strain BN/NHsdMcwi chromosome 8, GRCr8, whole genome shotgun sequence:
- the Mmp8 gene encoding neutrophil collagenase preproprotein: MLHLKTLPFLFFFHTQLATALPVPPEHLEEKNMKTAENYLRKFYHLPSNQFRSARNATMIAEKLKEMQRFFGLPETGKPDAATIEIMEKPRCGVPDSGDFLLTPGSPKWTHTNLTYRIINHTPQMSKAEVKTEIEKAFKIWSVPSTLTFTETLEGEADINIAFVSRDHGDNSPFDGPNGILAHAFQPGRGIGGDAHFDSEETWTQDSNNYNLFLVAAHEFGHSLGLSHSTDPGALMYPNYAYREPSTYSLPQDDINGIQTIYGPSDNPVQPTGPSTPTACDPHLRFDAATTLRGEIYFFKDKYFWRRHPQLRTVDLNFISLFWPFLPNGLQAAYEDFDRDLVFLFKGRQYWALSAYDLQQGYPRDISNYGFPRSVQAIDAAVSYNGKTYFFVNNQCWRYDNQRRSMDPGYPTSIASVFPGINCRIDAVFQQDSFFLFFSGPQYFAFNLVSRRVTRVARSNLWLNCP; this comes from the exons ATGCTTCACCTGAAGACACTTCCATTTCTGTTCTTCTTCCACACACAGCTTGCCACAGCCCTCCCAGTGCCTCCAGAACACCTGgaagagaaaaatatgaaaactgcTGAG AATTACCTACGAAAATTCTACCACTTACCAAGCAATCAGTTCCGGTCTGCAAGGAATGCCACTATGATTGCCGAGAAGCTTAAGGAGATGCAGCGCTTCTTCGGCTTGCCCGAGACAGGGAAGCCAGATGCAGCTACAATAGAGATAATGGAAAAGCCTCGCTGTGGAGTGCCCGACTCTGGTGATTTCTTGCTAACTCCGGGAAGCCCCAAGTGGACACACACTAACCTGACCTACAG GATTATAAACCATACCCCACAGATGTCAAAGGCTGAAGTGAAAACAGAAATCGAGAAAGCTTTTAAAATCTGGAGTGTGCCATCAACCCTGACCTTCACTGAGACCTtagagggagaagcagacatCAACATTGCTTTCGTCTCAAGAG ACCATGGTGACAATTCTCCATTTGATGGACCCAATGGAATCCTTGCCCATGCCTTTCAACCAGGCCGGGGTATTGGAGGAGATGCACATTTTGATTCAGAAGAAACGTGGACTCAAGACTCCAACA ATTACAACCTGTTTCTCGTGGCTGCTCATGAATTTGGACATTCCTTGGGACTCTCTCACTCCACTGATCCTGGTGCCTTGATGTACCCAAACTATGCTTACAGAGAACCCAGCACCTATTCACTACCTCAAGATGATATCAATGGAATTCAGACAATCTATG GACCTTCAGACAACCCTGTCCAACCTACTGGACCCAGCACGCCCACAGCCTGTGACCCCCACCTGAGATTTGATGCTGCCACCACACTCCGTGGGGAGATTTACTTCTTTAAAGACAA GTACTTCTGGAGACGGCATCCCCAGCTGAGAACAGTTGACCTCAATTTCATATCTCTGTTCTGGCCCTTCCTACCTAATGGTCTTCAGGCTGCTTATGAAGACTTTGATAGAGACCTAGTTTTCTTATTTAAAG GCAGACAGTACTGGGCTCTAAGTGCCTATGACTTGCAGCAAGGTTACCCCAGAGATATATCCAACTATGGATTCCCAAGGAGTGTCCAAGCCATTGATGCAGCTGTTTCCTATAACGGGAAGACATACTTCTTCGTAAACAACCAATGCTGGAG ATACGACAATCAAAGAAGATCCATGGATCCAGGTTACCCCACTAGCATAGCAAGCGTGTTCCCAGGAATAAACTGTAGAATTGATGCAGTTTTCCAGCAGGATT ccttcttcctcttcttcagtgGACCACAATATTTTGCATTTAATCTTGTCAGTCGCAGAGTCACTAGAGTTGCAAGAAGCAATTTATGGCTTAACTGTCCATAG